The following coding sequences are from one Venturia canescens isolate UGA chromosome 5, ASM1945775v1, whole genome shotgun sequence window:
- the LOC122411111 gene encoding phospholipase A2 heteromtoxin-like, whose protein sequence is MYVLSFTLAILCFLPGPIWSDTVVPDGQSSWCLVEKRDSSYPEPPAECCTTDYNCDVFINAASTKYGINNTSPWTQRLCSCEDDFRACLTQFLPRMDALKAAFVSLRQSCLKPVPCPDGEQCEKPYQSINYGHWIGSPF, encoded by the exons ATGTACGTGCTTAGCTTCACTCTCGCGATTCTCTGCTTCCTTCCTGGCCCTATTTGGTCGGATACGGTCGTACCAG ATGGTCAAAGTTCGTGGTGTCTAGTCGAAAAGCGAGATTCATCGTATCCTGAACCACCGGCGGAATGTTGCACGACCGATTACAATTGCGACGTCTTCATCAACGCGGCTAGCACGAAATATGGCATAAATAATACGAGTCCATGGACTCAACGACTTTGCTCTTGTGAAGACGATTTCAGAGCTTGTTTAACGCAATTCCTGCCCAGGATGGACGCCCTGAAGGCCGCATTTGTTTCGCTTCGACAATCTTGTTTGAAGCCAGTGCCTTGTCCGGATGGAGA ACAATGCGAGAAGCCATATCAGTCCATCAATTATGGGCACTGGATCGGCAGCCCCTTCTGA